One window of Akkermansia biwaensis genomic DNA carries:
- the galK gene encoding galactokinase, with amino-acid sequence MDLVQREISKETVTPYFIEYFGQAPTHVAAAPGRVNLIGEHTDYNNGFVMPMALDNHCVVAVAPSPVSKHRFCGSLGDQIHEIAVEDALVPGEPFWSNYVRGVLANLHRRGIEIGPVDMLIDSNVPRGGGLSSSAALEVAVCTALAAFAGVRIDPKEVALIGQAVEHEFVNVPCGIMDQFISANGKKGMALKLDCATLEYELVPMNNDSVSVLVLDSAVKHSLADGAYGQRRKQCEEASAIMGVPSLREASLELLESFKEQLGDVRYRRARHVIGENARVAVFADALARGDWDEAGVAMRGSHASLRDDYEVSCAEVDTLVSLCDRIPSASSVYGARMTGGGFGGCIVALVKTEDVDKVAQELLQAYCQETGIETTYLVTSAGEGARVLYQA; translated from the coding sequence ATGGATTTAGTTCAGCGAGAAATCTCTAAAGAAACGGTGACTCCGTATTTCATCGAGTATTTCGGTCAGGCTCCAACTCATGTGGCAGCGGCACCGGGACGTGTGAACCTCATTGGCGAGCACACGGATTATAATAATGGTTTTGTGATGCCCATGGCTCTGGACAATCATTGTGTCGTCGCAGTAGCTCCTTCCCCTGTCAGCAAACATCGCTTCTGCGGTTCTCTGGGAGACCAGATACATGAAATTGCCGTGGAGGATGCCCTGGTTCCCGGCGAGCCGTTCTGGTCCAATTACGTGCGCGGCGTGCTGGCCAATCTGCATCGGCGCGGCATAGAAATCGGCCCGGTGGACATGCTGATTGACAGCAACGTGCCTCGCGGCGGCGGCCTTTCTTCCAGCGCCGCCCTGGAAGTCGCCGTCTGCACCGCACTGGCCGCCTTTGCCGGTGTCAGGATTGATCCCAAGGAGGTAGCCTTGATCGGGCAGGCCGTGGAACACGAGTTCGTGAATGTGCCCTGCGGCATCATGGACCAGTTCATTTCCGCCAACGGCAAGAAGGGCATGGCCCTTAAGCTGGATTGCGCCACTCTGGAATATGAGCTGGTGCCGATGAATAACGATTCCGTTTCCGTGCTGGTTCTGGACAGTGCCGTGAAGCATTCCCTGGCGGACGGAGCCTACGGCCAGCGCCGCAAGCAGTGCGAGGAAGCCTCCGCCATCATGGGGGTGCCTTCCCTGCGCGAAGCTTCCCTGGAATTGCTGGAATCCTTCAAGGAACAGCTTGGCGACGTACGTTACCGCCGTGCCCGCCACGTCATCGGTGAAAACGCCCGGGTGGCCGTTTTTGCGGATGCCCTCGCCCGCGGCGACTGGGATGAAGCCGGCGTAGCCATGCGCGGCAGCCATGCCTCCCTGCGCGATGATTATGAAGTTTCCTGTGCGGAGGTGGATACTCTGGTTTCCCTTTGTGACCGCATTCCTTCCGCTTCTTCCGTTTACGGCGCCCGCATGACGGGCGGCGGCTTCGGCGGTTGCATCGTCGCCCTGGTCAAGACGGAAGACGTGGACAAGGTAGCGCAGGAACTGCTCCAGGCCTATTGCCAGGAAACAGGGATTGAAACCACCTACCTCGTGACGAGCGCCGGTGAAGGCGCCCGTGTATTGTACCAAGCTTAA